The following are from one region of the Amylibacter sp. IMCC11727 genome:
- a CDS encoding heme-binding protein produces the protein MAAKVTPPDLSHPLVHEPPQANPPEPTTSLGPLEHLVGTWTNQSLSRGGKGGPDNPYSYNLMPLPQSQPYSPYGYILKNFSYYEEITFTAIHGTAPNRGGLGTQVANTLFYEQRVYFAEGPDKDKLVHAENGSWLYMTGKQQNIGPYGPAVEPSSRAPQTVYNLVKQISVPHGNSILAGGRYVAPGPAYGAPTIPPAPYTFPSGVNTSPYLTKLDNPSDYQNPNVAYTKNPNAPLVEAILADPPSSYIELAVDTNLPGYAVTNIPFEQKHAAVDRYFANYWLESFDAGRTYTQLQYSQTILMLFNLQGVGQVVFPHVTTNTMRKL, from the coding sequence ATGGCAGCAAAAGTAACACCCCCTGATCTGTCCCACCCATTGGTTCACGAGCCACCACAAGCAAACCCACCAGAGCCAACTACTTCGCTTGGACCGCTTGAACATTTGGTTGGCACATGGACCAACCAATCGTTGAGCAGAGGGGGAAAAGGTGGACCAGACAACCCCTATTCTTACAACTTGATGCCCCTACCCCAGAGCCAGCCGTATTCCCCGTACGGCTACATTCTAAAGAATTTCAGCTATTACGAAGAGATCACATTTACGGCTATTCACGGCACTGCACCAAACCGTGGTGGTTTGGGAACGCAGGTGGCCAATACCCTGTTTTATGAACAGCGCGTCTATTTTGCAGAAGGCCCAGACAAGGACAAATTGGTTCATGCTGAAAACGGATCATGGCTTTACATGACCGGCAAACAGCAAAACATCGGCCCTTATGGCCCTGCTGTAGAACCGTCATCCCGTGCGCCGCAAACCGTGTACAATTTGGTCAAACAAATCTCTGTTCCCCATGGCAACTCGATCCTTGCGGGCGGGCGGTATGTGGCCCCTGGCCCGGCTTATGGCGCACCAACAATTCCGCCTGCACCCTATACGTTCCCATCAGGTGTGAACACTTCGCCATACCTCACAAAACTGGACAACCCATCTGATTATCAAAACCCAAATGTGGCCTATACCAAAAATCCAAATGCCCCCTTGGTGGAAGCAATTTTGGCAGACCCACCATCTAGCTATATCGAACTGGCCGTTGATACCAATCTGCCAGGATATGCGGTGACGAACATCCCGTTTGAACAGAAACACGCCGCCGTCGATCGGTATTTTGCCAATTATTGGTTGGAAAGTTTTGATGCAGGGCGAACGTATACGCAACTGCAATACAGTCAGACGATTTTGATGCTGTTCAACTTGCAAGGCGTGGGTCAAGTTGTGTTCCCGCATGTGACGACGAACACTATGCGCAAGTTGTAA
- a CDS encoding Fe(3+) ABC transporter substrate-binding protein has product MYRSFIAAVSAVTMLGTTAQADEITVYSYRQPELIKPLFDAFTAETGIDVNVSFLKKGMIEKLQAEGDRSPADLIMTVDISRLNGVVEAGVTQPVFSDVINANIPAEFRDPDGQWFGLTSRARIVYASKDRVADGEVTTYEDLASDKWKGRICIRSGTNAYNLALTSAVIAHHGEEDAKAWLNGVKGNLARKPSGNDRGQVKAIHAGECDISVGNTYYMKKMLENEEQVAWADSVRIVFPKFENGGTHVNLSGMALTKAAPNKDDAIKLMEWLTGDAAQAIYAEQNGEYPLKDGAETSELVASWGAFTPDDKALIDLAKLRPTALKITEQVAFDE; this is encoded by the coding sequence ATGTATCGCTCATTTATTGCTGCCGTAAGCGCAGTCACAATGCTTGGCACCACCGCACAAGCTGATGAAATCACAGTATATTCTTACCGTCAGCCAGAGCTGATTAAGCCGTTGTTTGACGCATTCACTGCTGAAACTGGCATTGATGTAAACGTGTCCTTCCTGAAAAAGGGCATGATTGAAAAGCTGCAAGCCGAAGGGGATCGTTCCCCCGCTGACCTGATCATGACCGTCGATATTTCCCGCCTGAACGGTGTGGTCGAAGCAGGCGTGACACAGCCCGTGTTCTCTGACGTGATCAACGCCAACATCCCTGCGGAATTCCGTGACCCTGATGGCCAGTGGTTTGGCCTGACGTCCCGCGCACGCATTGTTTACGCCTCCAAAGACCGCGTGGCAGATGGCGAAGTCACCACATACGAAGACCTCGCATCCGACAAATGGAAAGGGCGCATTTGTATCCGCTCTGGCACAAACGCTTACAACCTCGCGCTCACATCTGCGGTGATCGCGCATCACGGCGAAGAAGATGCCAAAGCATGGTTGAATGGCGTCAAAGGTAACTTGGCCCGCAAACCATCTGGCAACGACCGTGGCCAGGTTAAAGCGATCCACGCTGGCGAATGCGATATCTCTGTGGGCAACACCTATTACATGAAAAAGATGCTCGAAAACGAAGAGCAGGTTGCATGGGCCGACAGCGTGCGCATCGTGTTCCCGAAATTTGAAAACGGCGGCACACACGTAAACCTGTCTGGCATGGCGCTGACCAAAGCAGCCCCAAACAAAGACGATGCGATTAAGCTGATGGAATGGCTGACAGGGGATGCAGCTCAAGCCATCTATGCCGAGCAAAACGGTGAATACCCGCTGAAAGATGGGGCCGAAACTTCCGAATTGGTGGCCAGCTGGGGTGCGTTCACTCCAGATGACAAGGCTTTGATTGATCTGGCAAAACTGCGCCCAACAGCGTTGAAAATCACCGAACAAGTTGCATTCGACGAATAA
- a CDS encoding acyl-CoA dehydrogenase family protein: MPEDYSDLRDAVAKLCAKYDGTYWRDLDRTMTYPTAFVDDLTKSGWLSVLIPEEYGGAGLPLSAAAAVLEEMQAQGCNGGACHAQMYTMGTLLRHGSAEQKRTYLPDIASGALRLQAFGVTEPTSGTDTGALKTTAVRDGDDYVINGQKIWTSRAEHSDLMLLLARTTPLSDGMKKTAGLSVILVDMRSAKGNGLTIRPIRTMMNHATTEVFFDNLRVPATNLIGEEGKGFKYILTGMNAERILIAAECVGDAKWFIEKAKSYAIEREVFGRPIGQNQGIQFPIAKAYANMRAAELMVKEALRLYESGENPGAEANMAKMLAADASFEAANMCIQTHGGFGFAEEYDIERKFRETRLYQTAPISTNLILSYLAEHILGLPRSY, encoded by the coding sequence ATGCCTGAAGATTATTCCGATTTACGTGATGCCGTTGCCAAACTTTGTGCCAAATACGACGGCACGTATTGGCGCGACTTGGATCGCACCATGACCTATCCCACCGCGTTTGTGGATGATTTGACGAAATCGGGATGGTTGTCTGTGTTGATTCCTGAAGAATACGGCGGTGCTGGGCTGCCCTTATCTGCCGCCGCCGCCGTGTTAGAAGAAATGCAGGCCCAAGGCTGCAATGGCGGGGCCTGTCATGCGCAGATGTACACAATGGGCACGTTGTTGCGGCACGGATCGGCGGAGCAAAAACGAACCTACCTGCCCGATATTGCATCAGGGGCGTTGCGTTTACAGGCCTTTGGCGTGACCGAACCCACATCGGGAACAGATACAGGGGCCCTTAAAACCACAGCGGTGCGTGATGGGGATGACTATGTGATTAACGGCCAGAAAATCTGGACCAGCCGTGCGGAACATTCCGATTTGATGCTTTTGCTGGCGCGTACAACGCCGCTATCGGATGGTATGAAAAAAACCGCAGGCCTATCGGTGATCCTTGTGGATATGCGCAGTGCAAAAGGCAACGGCCTGACCATTCGCCCAATCCGCACTATGATGAACCACGCCACCACCGAAGTGTTTTTTGACAATCTGCGTGTGCCTGCGACCAATCTGATCGGGGAAGAGGGCAAAGGGTTTAAATACATCCTTACGGGCATGAACGCGGAACGGATTTTGATCGCGGCGGAATGTGTGGGGGACGCGAAATGGTTTATCGAAAAGGCCAAGTCTTATGCAATTGAACGCGAAGTGTTCGGGCGACCTATTGGTCAGAACCAAGGCATCCAATTCCCTATCGCCAAAGCCTACGCCAATATGCGCGCGGCAGAGTTGATGGTGAAAGAAGCGTTGCGTCTGTATGAAAGCGGCGAAAACCCGGGGGCAGAGGCAAACATGGCCAAAATGCTCGCGGCAGACGCGTCTTTTGAAGCGGCAAACATGTGCATCCAAACGCACGGCGGTTTTGGCTTTGCCGAAGAATACGACATCGAACGCAAATTCCGTGAGACGCGGCTTTATCAAACCGCACCAATTTCAACGAATCTGATTCTGTCTTATTTGGCCGAACACATCTTGGGATTGCCCCGTTCTTATTAG
- a CDS encoding ferritin-like domain-containing protein — protein sequence MDLSSLDHIAKEFKLSHAEKVMVHFINHTMTRDAALTRLKADLQAAISVELATIPIYLYTYYSLQRTNKSGENMDEAQIFANKAAGVIMSVAVEEMLHMSLSSNIFYALTGTPPQLYMNAPQTYPAMLPHHNPVGPPGPNGGTDTHIPLGGFGFETMWHFLQIEYPEFPTNDTPWEPSSCAVENEVAKARSYLHEHGWPADENWNSIGQFYSFIRCLIASDHVTDEDFLNGDNAQQIQHYNYAPNNIDTLNPSGVFNPWKPAPKAEWTKADAEATGQAEPSFMGDDVTGAANVAEYSNAPDSHEGEFELITVHSRKDAITALETICEQGEGYSDPGGAEGATDDPSKDEDSHFFKFLTLQAQLKEFEDTKEQLPEWMESSIAAMEALEKEQGAFSKWERSDLIKKGVLVDYPNNPVSAQYPKHLAALNDFNSGLFQYMLIMSETLYLVPAGANSGSSGLVENQKWFFNVGLHRSMIWVMDKWVKFMRGFEISQGPHKGKYLAPSFENLSLGNRETAFEALKALGEKARVASKELGNTDGDYIITQALSLMDGAESMHLPDVAPYWQKKKGN from the coding sequence ATGGATTTGTCGTCGCTTGATCACATCGCCAAAGAATTTAAACTGTCCCACGCGGAAAAGGTTATGGTGCATTTCATCAATCATACCATGACGCGAGACGCGGCCCTAACGCGATTGAAAGCAGACCTTCAGGCGGCAATTTCTGTCGAATTGGCAACGATCCCGATCTACCTTTACACGTATTATTCGCTGCAGCGGACCAATAAGTCGGGCGAAAACATGGACGAAGCACAAATCTTCGCCAACAAAGCCGCAGGGGTGATCATGTCAGTGGCCGTCGAGGAAATGCTGCACATGTCCTTGTCGAGCAATATTTTTTATGCGCTCACGGGCACACCGCCACAGTTGTATATGAATGCGCCACAAACCTATCCTGCGATGCTGCCGCACCATAATCCTGTGGGGCCTCCGGGGCCGAATGGCGGAACAGATACACATATTCCGCTTGGTGGGTTTGGATTTGAAACCATGTGGCATTTCCTTCAAATTGAATATCCAGAATTTCCAACCAACGACACGCCTTGGGAGCCGAGTTCTTGTGCGGTGGAAAACGAGGTCGCAAAAGCGCGTAGTTATTTGCATGAACACGGCTGGCCTGCGGACGAAAACTGGAATTCTATTGGGCAATTCTACAGTTTTATCCGCTGTCTGATCGCATCTGATCATGTCACGGATGAGGATTTCTTAAACGGGGACAACGCCCAACAAATTCAGCATTACAACTATGCGCCCAATAACATTGATACGCTGAACCCCAGCGGTGTTTTCAATCCATGGAAACCCGCCCCCAAAGCCGAATGGACCAAAGCTGATGCCGAAGCGACAGGTCAGGCCGAGCCTAGCTTTATGGGGGATGATGTGACGGGTGCGGCGAACGTGGCCGAATATTCTAACGCTCCTGACAGCCATGAGGGCGAATTTGAACTGATCACAGTTCACAGCCGCAAGGATGCCATCACAGCGCTTGAAACCATTTGCGAGCAGGGCGAAGGCTATTCCGATCCTGGTGGCGCAGAAGGCGCAACGGATGATCCCAGCAAAGACGAGGACAGTCACTTTTTTAAATTTCTGACCCTGCAAGCTCAGCTTAAGGAGTTTGAGGACACCAAAGAACAGCTTCCAGAATGGATGGAAAGCAGTATCGCCGCCATGGAGGCACTGGAAAAAGAACAGGGTGCCTTTTCGAAATGGGAACGCAGCGACCTGATCAAGAAAGGCGTGTTGGTTGATTATCCCAACAACCCAGTCAGCGCGCAGTATCCCAAGCATCTGGCCGCACTGAATGATTTCAATTCTGGTCTGTTCCAATACATGCTTATTATGTCTGAAACCCTGTATTTGGTGCCTGCCGGTGCCAATTCTGGGTCGTCAGGGCTGGTCGAAAATCAAAAGTGGTTTTTCAACGTTGGCCTGCATCGTTCCATGATTTGGGTCATGGATAAATGGGTCAAATTCATGCGTGGGTTTGAAATCTCTCAAGGCCCGCACAAGGGAAAATACCTTGCCCCATCGTTTGAAAATCTAAGCCTTGGAAACCGCGAAACTGCGTTTGAAGCGCTAAAAGCGCTGGGTGAAAAAGCCCGTGTTGCATCCAAGGAACTTGGCAATACGGACGGTGATTACATCATCACGCAGGCACTGTCTTTGATGGATGGAGCAGAGTCTATGCACCTGCCCGATGTTGCACCATACTGGCAAAAGAAGAAGGGAAACTAA
- a CDS encoding Gfo/Idh/MocA family oxidoreductase — protein MKYAILCGTVYGANYVPALQAEDSPIRLGGIVSRGSERSVQMARALGVPHSTSLSEVSDKQADVVIVAVSGDAGVSLSKEALRRGFDVLAEHPWEPEHVSELTALAQETGRAFHINGHWADQENALAFIHGCHAAAQSSSAVFANLITNPRTLYSGLDLLHRAIGATDLDSFVRIDPITDNPPFVLMQGVAGSTQVTIQYQTYTSLVDDGTAALANHHFVIGYPHGHLTLAETSSPALWVPDMTQLYTAGSQGQAQPSATFFPQDTAPTVGAFNHEHRVAANRFALERILGHAATGDCPPEQSAEHHQSVANTWRRLMNLGGEISYVGG, from the coding sequence ATGAAGTACGCAATCCTTTGCGGCACAGTTTATGGTGCCAATTACGTCCCCGCACTTCAGGCCGAGGACTCGCCGATCCGATTGGGTGGCATCGTCTCGCGTGGCAGTGAACGGTCTGTTCAAATGGCCCGTGCGCTGGGCGTTCCCCATTCCACCTCCCTGTCTGAAGTCAGCGATAAGCAGGCGGATGTGGTTATCGTCGCGGTATCAGGTGATGCTGGTGTTTCGCTCAGCAAAGAAGCGTTGCGCCGTGGATTTGATGTTTTGGCTGAACACCCTTGGGAGCCAGAACATGTCAGCGAACTGACCGCATTGGCACAAGAAACAGGGCGTGCGTTTCACATCAACGGACATTGGGCCGATCAGGAAAACGCGCTGGCCTTTATTCACGGATGTCACGCTGCGGCACAATCCTCTTCCGCGGTTTTTGCCAACCTTATTACCAACCCGCGCACGCTGTATTCTGGGCTTGATCTGTTGCACCGCGCCATTGGGGCAACGGATTTGGACAGCTTTGTTCGGATTGACCCCATAACTGACAATCCACCGTTTGTTTTGATGCAAGGCGTGGCGGGCTCGACGCAAGTCACCATTCAATACCAAACCTACACCAGTCTGGTTGACGATGGCACGGCGGCACTTGCCAACCACCATTTTGTGATCGGTTATCCACACGGACATCTGACTTTGGCCGAAACCAGTTCACCAGCGCTCTGGGTTCCAGATATGACGCAGCTTTATACTGCTGGTTCACAAGGGCAGGCACAGCCATCTGCCACGTTCTTTCCGCAAGATACTGCGCCAACGGTTGGTGCGTTCAATCACGAACATCGCGTGGCGGCTAATCGCTTTGCTTTGGAACGGATTTTGGGCCACGCCGCAACGGGTGATTGCCCCCCAGAACAAAGTGCAGAACATCATCAATCGGTTGCAAACACGTGGCGTCGCCTGATGAATTTGGGTGGTGAAATTTCTTACGTGGGTGGATGA
- a CDS encoding TOMM precursor leader peptide-binding protein: MSRIRLSPAASISPTGTGVILNSDLGTFQLKGADLSVFIEKMIPLLDGSKSREDIAASIEGYSDASVLQLLAMLEERGLLEPAPDDATEFGPQERMAKVLPDGFMGKLADAKVLIVGLEPWGAIAAIELAATGVGALHMLDDRTVTAEDLLCIHDLKKDHVGQARKDALANLLQSGTSQITAADIVLGEDGALILDDAQYDLIITGLNADDHRVLRAVTAYADKNNITTLHGHLDGQEAWIGPVITPGNSGCWECYRLRKLAHAQNTQASHDFDNSRLAQRPDARGRAMLAPMAPMVGQLLAVDALRLLGLNEGSHPAGSFRVHDMFTGKAETHSFVPMPWCDVCGGAAKAVDAVEPDLRDPQVHALSLVHDGDALRDLLKGWIDPRAGVLKDLTLYASGQDTKQPRTAGANLVGFTTGNPQTAAGPMVGSGKALTDMSAQIGAVGEAIERYSASRYVKDALRYAPIDELDGDVVDPANLPLYNKKQYQSDHFPCTPWDPKQPIHWAKGEWIGGGEVWVPALPTYFNFFVPHNEHFCQVSSNGLAAGGDKRDAAVRACYELLERDSFMLSWFAQLPARRLIVDQDLDPELQKVKAQIEAKGVEIEFWVMNDMGTGIPTVVCLGLGDGDTWGGTTLGLSCHADIRVAAQKALLEQAHFGPYLARIMKEEKIPRKPEDVRSLEDHALYYVPKSKRKAFEFMRSDDDPILYSETADFGPAEGEDAYDYLAKQLKAADLKIAAVDVTSPDVMLSPFRVARAVGEYVQPIHFGYHMRPMVNPRLQKLLEGREINPNPHPIA, translated from the coding sequence ATGTCTCGAATACGGCTCAGCCCTGCGGCCAGCATTTCCCCAACTGGGACGGGGGTTATCCTCAACTCTGATCTTGGAACCTTCCAGTTAAAAGGCGCAGATCTAAGCGTTTTCATTGAAAAAATGATCCCCCTTTTGGATGGGTCCAAATCCCGTGAGGATATCGCCGCCAGTATTGAAGGCTATTCAGATGCGAGCGTTTTACAATTGCTGGCCATGCTCGAAGAACGCGGTTTGCTGGAACCCGCCCCTGACGATGCCACAGAATTCGGGCCACAGGAACGTATGGCCAAAGTCCTGCCAGATGGGTTTATGGGCAAACTAGCTGATGCCAAGGTGCTGATTGTGGGGCTTGAGCCTTGGGGGGCCATCGCCGCCATTGAACTGGCCGCAACTGGCGTTGGTGCGCTGCATATGCTTGATGATCGCACCGTCACAGCCGAAGATTTACTGTGCATTCATGATCTAAAAAAAGACCATGTCGGCCAAGCGCGAAAGGATGCCTTGGCCAATTTGTTACAATCGGGAACATCGCAGATCACTGCTGCGGATATTGTCCTTGGTGAAGATGGCGCCTTGATCCTTGATGACGCGCAGTATGATTTGATTATTACAGGTTTAAACGCCGATGATCACCGTGTTTTGCGGGCGGTCACCGCCTATGCAGATAAGAACAATATCACCACACTGCACGGTCATCTTGATGGGCAAGAAGCATGGATTGGCCCTGTCATTACGCCAGGCAACTCAGGATGTTGGGAATGCTATCGTTTGCGCAAATTGGCCCATGCACAAAACACGCAAGCCAGCCATGATTTTGATAACTCCCGTTTGGCGCAACGCCCCGATGCACGGGGCCGCGCGATGCTGGCCCCAATGGCGCCAATGGTTGGGCAGTTGCTTGCCGTTGATGCGCTGCGTCTTTTGGGATTGAACGAAGGCTCACATCCTGCGGGCAGTTTCCGTGTCCATGACATGTTCACGGGCAAGGCGGAAACACACAGCTTTGTCCCCATGCCGTGGTGCGATGTCTGCGGCGGCGCGGCCAAAGCGGTCGACGCCGTAGAACCAGATTTACGCGACCCACAGGTCCATGCCTTAAGCCTTGTTCACGATGGCGACGCGTTGCGAGATCTGTTGAAAGGTTGGATTGATCCAAGGGCAGGTGTGCTCAAGGATCTTACCCTTTACGCTTCTGGCCAAGATACCAAGCAACCCCGCACGGCTGGGGCCAATCTGGTTGGGTTTACAACAGGCAATCCTCAAACGGCAGCTGGTCCGATGGTAGGCTCTGGCAAAGCATTAACGGACATGAGCGCACAAATTGGCGCGGTGGGCGAAGCAATTGAACGCTATTCTGCGTCTCGCTATGTCAAAGACGCGCTGCGCTATGCTCCGATTGATGAACTGGATGGGGATGTTGTCGATCCTGCAAACCTGCCGCTTTACAACAAAAAACAATACCAATCCGATCACTTTCCCTGCACGCCATGGGACCCGAAACAACCCATTCACTGGGCAAAAGGTGAATGGATAGGTGGGGGTGAAGTTTGGGTTCCAGCATTGCCCACTTATTTCAACTTTTTCGTCCCGCATAATGAACATTTCTGTCAGGTGTCTTCCAATGGATTGGCTGCAGGGGGCGATAAACGGGATGCTGCTGTGCGGGCCTGTTATGAACTTTTGGAACGCGACAGCTTTATGCTCAGTTGGTTTGCGCAATTGCCCGCCCGCCGCTTGATTGTCGATCAGGATCTTGATCCCGAATTGCAGAAAGTCAAAGCGCAGATCGAAGCCAAAGGCGTCGAGATCGAGTTTTGGGTTATGAACGACATGGGAACTGGCATTCCGACAGTTGTCTGTCTTGGTCTCGGGGACGGAGACACATGGGGCGGCACAACGCTTGGTTTGTCTTGCCATGCCGATATCCGCGTTGCCGCCCAAAAAGCACTGTTGGAACAAGCGCACTTTGGGCCGTATTTGGCTCGGATCATGAAAGAAGAGAAAATTCCACGTAAACCCGAAGACGTGCGCAGTTTAGAAGATCATGCGCTTTACTACGTACCAAAAAGCAAGCGCAAAGCTTTTGAATTTATGCGCTCGGACGATGATCCAATTCTCTACAGCGAAACCGCAGACTTTGGCCCCGCCGAAGGCGAAGACGCCTATGATTACCTTGCAAAACAGCTGAAGGCGGCAGATTTGAAAATTGCTGCCGTTGACGTTACTTCGCCAGACGTGATGCTCAGCCCGTTTCGCGTGGCCCGCGCGGTTGGGGAATACGTGCAGCCAATCCACTTTGGCTATCACATGCGCCCGATGGTTAATCCGCGTCTGCAAAAACTGCTCGAAGGGCGCGAAATCAACCCTAATCCGCACCCAATCGCATGA